A genomic stretch from Methylophilus medardicus includes:
- the secE gene encoding preprotein translocase subunit SecE has translation MIDKIKLAFSLLLLALGIAGFYLFEDKAMVVRILAVLAGIVASVAVAWTSPQGKQALSFFNESVAEAKRVVWPTRQETIQTTLAVAVLVMIMAAFLALVDIGFAYMVQWIMGRGA, from the coding sequence ATGATCGATAAAATCAAACTGGCTTTTTCCCTGTTGTTGCTAGCTTTGGGGATCGCCGGTTTTTATCTTTTTGAAGATAAAGCAATGGTTGTTAGGATACTTGCCGTTTTGGCAGGTATTGTCGCGTCTGTCGCTGTGGCGTGGACTTCGCCGCAAGGCAAGCAGGCGCTCAGCTTTTTTAACGAATCCGTTGCCGAGGCGAAAAGAGTCGTATGGCCTACGCGTCAGGAAACCATCCAAACCACCCTTGCCGTTGCAGTGCTGGTGATGATCATGGCTGCGTTTCTTGCGCTGGTTGATATCGGCTTTGCCTACATGGTGCAATGGATTATGGGTAGGGGTGCTTAA
- the nusG gene encoding transcription termination/antitermination protein NusG: protein MSMRWYAVQAFSGMEKSVKAGLEERIIRSNLQDQFGDILVPVEEVIELKNGQKTISERRLYPGYVLVQMEMTDESWHLVRSTPRVTSFIGGTAQRPTPIKDKEVEIILRRMDDSKSNPTQKMTFEKGESVRVIDGPFKDFSGNVEEVNYDKNKLRVSVVIFGRATPVELDFAQVEKEV from the coding sequence ATGTCTATGCGTTGGTATGCAGTTCAAGCTTTCTCCGGCATGGAAAAATCCGTGAAAGCCGGTTTGGAAGAGCGCATCATCAGATCCAATTTACAGGATCAGTTCGGTGACATTTTAGTGCCAGTGGAAGAAGTCATCGAGTTGAAGAATGGTCAAAAGACGATTTCTGAACGTCGTTTGTACCCTGGTTACGTTCTTGTTCAAATGGAAATGACGGATGAAAGTTGGCATTTGGTTAGAAGCACGCCACGTGTAACTTCTTTTATTGGGGGCACTGCGCAACGTCCAACACCTATTAAAGACAAAGAAGTCGAAATTATTCTACGTCGTATGGATGACAGTAAGTCTAATCCAACGCAGAAGATGACATTTGAAAAAGGCGAGAGTGTTCGTGTCATTGATGGCCCGTTCAAAGACTTCTCCGGCAACGTTGAAGAAGTCAATTACGATAAAAATAAACTGCGTGTGTCAGTCGTGATTTTTGGTCGCGCAACACCCGTTGAGCTTGATTTCGCGCAAGTAGAAAAAGAAGTCTAG
- the rplK gene encoding 50S ribosomal protein L11, whose product MAKKVIGYIKLQIPAGKANPSPPVGPALGQRGLNIMEFCKAFNAATQGVEPGLPIPVVITAFADKSFTFVMKTPPATVLIKKAAKLEKGSPRPHTDKVGKITRAQAEEIAKTKQPDLTAADLDAAVRTIAGSARSMGIEVEGV is encoded by the coding sequence ATGGCAAAGAAAGTCATTGGCTACATTAAGCTGCAGATCCCTGCAGGTAAAGCCAACCCAAGCCCACCAGTCGGTCCAGCATTGGGTCAACGTGGTCTGAATATTATGGAATTCTGTAAGGCCTTTAACGCTGCAACGCAAGGTGTTGAGCCAGGCTTGCCGATTCCAGTAGTGATTACTGCGTTTGCAGACAAGAGCTTCACTTTTGTGATGAAAACGCCTCCAGCAACGGTGCTGATTAAAAAAGCAGCCAAACTGGAAAAAGGTTCTCCTCGTCCACATACCGATAAAGTTGGCAAGATTACGCGCGCACAAGCTGAAGAAATTGCTAAAACAAAACAGCCTGACCTGACGGCTGCTGACCTGGATGCTGCTGTACGTACCATCGCTGGTAGCGCACGCAGCATGGGTATCGAAGTGGAGGGTGTATAA
- the rplA gene encoding 50S ribosomal protein L1 yields the protein MAKRIDALRAKIDRNKLYPVADALSLVKEGASAKFNESVDAVINLGIDPRKSDQLVRGAIVLPHGTGKSVRVAVFAQGAQAEAAKAAGADIVGFEDLAEQVKGGMLDFDVAIATPDAMRIVGALGQVLGPRGLMPNPKVGTVTPDAATAVKNAKAGQVQYRTDKGGIVHCTIGRASFTAEQLQGNLSALIEALNKAKPASSKGIYLKKLSVSSTMGPGVRVDQASVTA from the coding sequence ATGGCTAAAAGAATTGATGCACTACGTGCGAAAATCGACCGTAACAAATTGTACCCAGTGGCTGATGCTCTGAGCTTGGTTAAAGAAGGCGCGAGCGCTAAATTTAACGAATCGGTTGACGCGGTGATTAACTTGGGTATCGACCCACGTAAATCTGACCAATTAGTGCGTGGCGCCATTGTGTTGCCACATGGTACTGGTAAGTCAGTCCGTGTTGCCGTGTTTGCGCAAGGCGCACAGGCTGAAGCGGCAAAAGCGGCCGGTGCTGATATTGTTGGTTTTGAAGATTTGGCTGAACAAGTTAAAGGCGGCATGTTGGACTTTGACGTAGCCATTGCGACACCAGACGCGATGCGTATCGTGGGTGCACTGGGTCAAGTATTGGGTCCACGTGGTTTGATGCCAAACCCGAAAGTTGGCACTGTAACTCCTGATGCGGCTACTGCGGTTAAAAATGCCAAAGCTGGTCAAGTACAGTATCGTACTGACAAAGGCGGTATCGTGCATTGCACCATCGGCCGTGCTTCATTTACGGCTGAGCAATTGCAAGGTAATTTGTCAGCGCTGATCGAAGCATTGAACAAAGCCAAACCAGCAAGCTCTAAAGGTATCTATCTGAAGAAATTGTCCGTTTCAAGCACGATGGGCCCAGGTGTGCGCGTTGATCAAGCATCCGTAACTGCCTAA
- the rplJ gene encoding 50S ribosomal protein L10, protein MSLNLTEKKEVVAEVAAQVANAQAIVLAEYRGIGVANMTKLRAEARNAGVFLRVLKNTLVRRAVEGTPFAALADDMVGPLVYGISTDPVAAAKVMNNFAKDNELFVLKAGSMPNERLDVAGVQALASTLSRDELLSKLAGTLNEVPTKFARAIAAIRDEKEKQAA, encoded by the coding sequence TTGAGTCTTAATCTTACAGAGAAAAAAGAAGTCGTTGCCGAGGTGGCCGCACAAGTGGCTAATGCACAAGCAATCGTACTTGCTGAGTATCGTGGTATTGGCGTAGCCAACATGACGAAACTGCGTGCTGAAGCACGTAATGCAGGTGTGTTTCTTCGTGTGTTGAAAAACACCCTGGTTCGTCGTGCAGTTGAAGGTACGCCTTTTGCAGCATTGGCAGACGATATGGTTGGGCCGCTGGTCTACGGTATTTCTACCGATCCAGTTGCAGCCGCCAAAGTGATGAACAATTTCGCTAAAGATAACGAATTGTTCGTACTGAAAGCGGGCTCAATGCCTAATGAGCGTCTTGATGTGGCTGGCGTACAAGCGCTTGCATCTACATTGAGCCGTGATGAGTTGCTGTCCAAATTGGCTGGCACGCTCAATGAAGTCCCAACCAAGTTTGCTCGTGCAATCGCTGCAATACGCGACGAAAAAGAAAAGCAAGCGGCTTAA
- the rplL gene encoding 50S ribosomal protein L7/L12, whose product MAISNADILDAIGGMTVLELTAFIKEIEEKFNVSAAAVAVAAVGGGAAAPAAAEQTEFNVVLNGAGDNKVSVIKAVRELTGLGLKEAKDLVDGAPKAVKEGVSKADAEAAVKKLIEAGATAEMK is encoded by the coding sequence ATGGCAATTTCTAATGCTGACATCTTAGATGCAATCGGTGGTATGACCGTATTGGAACTGACCGCTTTCATCAAAGAAATCGAAGAGAAGTTTAATGTTTCTGCTGCTGCGGTTGCAGTTGCTGCTGTTGGTGGTGGTGCTGCTGCACCAGCTGCTGCTGAGCAAACTGAGTTCAACGTTGTGTTGAACGGCGCTGGCGACAACAAAGTAAGCGTGATTAAAGCGGTTCGTGAACTGACTGGTCTGGGCTTGAAAGAAGCAAAAGACTTAGTTGATGGCGCACCAAAAGCAGTTAAAGAAGGCGTTAGCAAAGCTGACGCTGAAGCTGCAGTGAAAAAATTGATCGAAGCGGGCGCAACTGCTGAGATGAAATAA
- the rpoB gene encoding DNA-directed RNA polymerase subunit beta, which produces MSYSFTEKKRIRKSFAKRDSVQEVPYLLAMQLESYKSFLQENVPADQRKNEGLESTFRSIFPIVSHSENARLDYVSYQLGAEPFDVKECQQRGLTYAVPLRVKVRLTIMDREASKPTVKEVKEQEVYMGELPLMTENGSFVINGTERVIVSQLHRSPGVFFEHDRGKTHSSGKLLFSARIIPYRGSWLDFEFDPKDYLYFRVDRRRKMPVTILLKALGYNPEQILETFHDTDTFHIGPKGVEFELVADRLRGEVAKFDITDKDGTVLVAKDKRITVKHIRDIEKAGVKTMAVPTDFMMGRAVAKNIIDTETGEVIANANDEVTPSLLEKLVAAKISEIDTIYTNDLDHGNFISQTLRSDEIPDQYSARVAIYRMMRPGEPPTEDAVEALFRGLFFTEDRYDLSVVGRMKFNRRAYPTKLEERTATWMRRFYENVGPQGDTGNNVLSNEDILAVIGVLIELRNGRGEIDDIDHLGNRRIRSVGELAENQFRAGLVRVERAVKERLSQAESENLMPHDLINAKPVSSAIREFFGSSQLSQFMDQTNPLSEITHKRRISALGPGGLTRERAGFEVRDVHTTHYGRVCPIETPEGPNIGLINSLALYARTNDYGFLETPYRLVEDNKVSGKIDYLSAIEESQYVIAQANTEISVDGGFKEDLISARFHNEFTMTQPGRVQYMDVAPGQIVSVAASLIPFLEHDDANRALMGANMQRQAVPCLRAEKAVVGTGIERTVAIDSGTVVTARRGGVVDYVDSGRIVVRVHDVEALAGEVGVDIYNLTKYTRSNQNTNINQRPLVKVGDIIARGDVVADGASTDMGELALGQNMLVGFMPWNGYNYEDSILISERVVADDRYTSIHIEELSVVARDTKLGPEEITRDISNLSERMLGRLDDSGIIYIGAEVEAGDVLVGKVTPKGETTLTPEEKLLRAIFGEKASDVKDTSLRVPSGMTGTVIDVQVFTREGIDRDTRAQQIIDDQLSHYKKDLGDQMRIVEDDTFGRISRLLNGKAATGGPNKLKKGDTLTQEYLESVGRYDWFDIRLSDEDAARQLEQLKDSLSQARIEFDNKFEEKKRKLTQGDELPPGVQKMVKVYLAVKRRIQPGDKMAGRHGNKGVISKICPVEDMPHMADGTPLDIVLNPLGVPSRMNIGQILETHLGWAAKGLGKRLGDMLQAEAKVAEIRAFLDKIYNSSTGKKEDIAGLTDVEVIDLATNLKLGVPFATPVFDGAAESDIRAMLDLAFPDDDEHTKKLQFHAGKTQVKLFDGRTGDAFERPVTVGYMHVLKLHHLVDDKMHARSTGPYSLVTQQPLGGKAQFGGQRFGEMEVWALEAYGASYTLQEMLTVKSDDVNGRTKVYENIVKGEHKIDAGMPESFNVLVKEIRSLAIDIDLDRN; this is translated from the coding sequence ATGAGCTATTCCTTTACCGAAAAGAAACGCATCCGCAAAAGCTTTGCTAAGCGCGACAGTGTTCAAGAGGTACCTTACCTGCTAGCCATGCAGTTGGAATCCTATAAATCATTCCTGCAGGAAAATGTACCCGCAGACCAACGTAAAAACGAGGGTCTTGAGTCCACTTTCCGTTCCATTTTCCCGATTGTCAGTCATTCAGAGAATGCACGTCTGGACTATGTGAGCTACCAATTAGGCGCAGAGCCTTTTGACGTTAAAGAGTGTCAACAACGTGGTTTGACCTATGCAGTGCCACTGCGTGTCAAAGTGCGCCTGACCATTATGGACCGTGAAGCGTCCAAACCTACGGTTAAAGAAGTCAAGGAACAAGAAGTGTACATGGGTGAATTGCCGCTCATGACCGAGAATGGTTCTTTTGTGATTAATGGTACCGAGCGTGTGATTGTGTCCCAATTGCACCGCAGCCCTGGCGTTTTCTTTGAGCATGATCGTGGTAAAACACATAGCTCTGGCAAACTGCTGTTCTCCGCCCGTATCATTCCTTACCGTGGTTCTTGGTTAGATTTTGAATTTGACCCGAAAGACTACCTGTATTTCCGTGTTGACCGTCGCCGCAAAATGCCAGTGACGATCTTATTGAAGGCGCTTGGTTATAACCCAGAGCAAATTCTAGAGACTTTCCACGATACAGACACTTTCCATATTGGTCCTAAAGGGGTGGAATTTGAGCTGGTTGCGGATCGTTTACGCGGTGAAGTTGCCAAGTTTGATATTACGGACAAAGACGGTACGGTGCTGGTTGCTAAAGACAAGCGCATTACAGTGAAGCATATTCGCGACATTGAAAAAGCCGGTGTGAAAACCATGGCTGTGCCAACCGACTTTATGATGGGTCGTGCAGTTGCTAAAAACATCATCGACACTGAAACCGGTGAAGTGATTGCCAACGCCAACGATGAAGTCACCCCTTCATTGCTTGAAAAATTAGTCGCAGCAAAGATTTCAGAAATTGATACCATCTACACCAACGACTTAGATCATGGAAATTTCATTTCGCAAACATTGCGCAGTGATGAGATTCCGGATCAATATAGCGCCCGTGTAGCGATCTATCGCATGATGCGTCCAGGCGAGCCACCGACCGAAGATGCGGTTGAAGCTTTATTTAGAGGTCTGTTCTTCACTGAAGATCGTTATGATCTGTCAGTGGTTGGTCGTATGAAGTTTAACCGTCGCGCCTATCCAACCAAATTGGAAGAGCGTACGGCAACATGGATGCGCCGTTTCTATGAGAACGTCGGCCCGCAAGGCGACACCGGCAACAATGTGTTATCAAATGAAGATATTTTGGCCGTCATTGGCGTGTTGATCGAACTGCGCAATGGCCGCGGTGAGATCGACGATATCGACCACTTGGGTAACCGTCGTATCCGTTCAGTAGGTGAATTGGCTGAGAACCAGTTCCGTGCTGGCTTAGTGCGCGTAGAACGTGCGGTCAAAGAGCGCTTGTCGCAAGCGGAATCAGAAAACCTGATGCCGCATGACTTAATCAACGCCAAACCAGTGTCCAGCGCGATCCGTGAGTTTTTCGGTTCTAGCCAGTTGTCACAGTTTATGGACCAGACTAACCCATTATCTGAAATCACGCACAAACGTCGTATTTCAGCCTTGGGCCCAGGCGGTTTAACACGTGAGCGCGCCGGCTTTGAGGTGCGTGACGTACATACCACGCACTATGGTCGTGTTTGCCCAATCGAAACGCCAGAAGGTCCAAACATTGGTTTGATCAACTCTTTGGCCTTGTATGCGCGTACCAACGACTATGGTTTCCTTGAAACACCTTACCGTTTGGTAGAGGACAACAAGGTCTCCGGCAAGATCGATTACTTGTCAGCGATTGAAGAGAGCCAGTACGTGATTGCGCAGGCAAACACTGAAATCTCTGTAGATGGTGGTTTCAAAGAGGATTTGATTTCCGCACGTTTCCACAACGAATTTACCATGACGCAACCCGGCCGCGTACAGTATATGGACGTGGCGCCAGGTCAGATTGTTTCGGTAGCGGCTTCACTGATTCCGTTCCTTGAACACGATGACGCGAACCGTGCCTTGATGGGTGCCAACATGCAACGTCAGGCGGTTCCTTGTCTGCGCGCTGAAAAAGCGGTTGTGGGTACTGGTATTGAGCGTACCGTGGCCATTGACTCCGGTACTGTCGTGACTGCACGTCGTGGCGGGGTGGTGGATTATGTGGATTCAGGCCGCATTGTGGTGCGTGTGCATGACGTGGAAGCGTTAGCTGGTGAAGTGGGCGTAGATATCTACAACTTAACCAAATACACCCGATCTAACCAAAACACCAACATCAACCAACGTCCATTGGTGAAAGTCGGTGACATCATTGCCCGCGGTGACGTGGTTGCTGATGGCGCCTCAACCGACATGGGTGAGTTGGCCCTGGGTCAAAACATGCTGGTTGGCTTTATGCCTTGGAACGGTTACAACTACGAAGACTCGATTTTGATTTCAGAGCGCGTCGTGGCCGATGACCGTTACACCTCCATCCATATTGAAGAATTGTCTGTGGTGGCGCGTGATACCAAGTTGGGACCTGAAGAGATTACGCGTGATATTTCCAATTTGTCCGAGCGTATGCTGGGTCGTTTGGATGACTCCGGTATTATCTACATTGGTGCTGAAGTGGAAGCCGGTGATGTGTTGGTGGGTAAAGTCACCCCTAAAGGTGAAACCACTTTAACCCCAGAAGAAAAATTGTTGCGCGCCATCTTTGGTGAAAAAGCATCTGACGTCAAAGACACTTCCCTGCGCGTGCCGTCTGGCATGACAGGCACAGTGATTGATGTGCAGGTCTTTACCCGTGAGGGGATCGACCGTGATACCCGTGCACAACAGATTATTGATGACCAATTGTCACACTACAAAAAAGATCTGGGTGACCAGATGCGTATTGTAGAAGACGATACCTTCGGTCGTATCAGTCGTTTGTTGAATGGTAAAGCCGCAACAGGTGGTCCAAACAAGTTGAAAAAAGGCGACACCCTGACTCAAGAGTACCTTGAGAGCGTGGGTCGTTATGATTGGTTTGATATTCGTTTGAGCGATGAAGATGCCGCACGTCAACTTGAGCAATTGAAAGATAGCTTGAGCCAAGCGCGTATTGAATTTGACAACAAATTCGAAGAGAAAAAGCGTAAGCTGACCCAAGGCGATGAATTGCCACCTGGTGTGCAAAAAATGGTCAAGGTCTATCTGGCGGTTAAACGTCGTATTCAACCAGGTGACAAAATGGCGGGTCGTCACGGTAACAAGGGTGTGATTTCAAAAATCTGCCCGGTTGAAGATATGCCGCATATGGCTGACGGTACGCCGTTAGATATCGTGTTGAACCCATTGGGCGTGCCTTCACGGATGAACATTGGTCAGATTCTAGAAACGCACCTTGGCTGGGCAGCGAAAGGCTTGGGCAAGCGCTTAGGCGATATGCTGCAAGCGGAAGCGAAAGTGGCTGAAATTCGTGCTTTCTTGGACAAAATCTACAACAGCAGCACTGGCAAGAAAGAAGACATTGCTGGTTTGACCGACGTTGAAGTGATTGATTTGGCCACAAACCTGAAACTTGGCGTACCATTTGCCACACCAGTGTTTGACGGGGCTGCAGAATCAGATATCCGTGCCATGTTAGATCTGGCGTTCCCGGATGATGATGAGCACACCAAAAAGTTGCAGTTCCACGCAGGTAAAACACAGGTAAAACTGTTCGACGGCCGCACGGGTGATGCTTTTGAGCGTCCAGTCACTGTCGGTTATATGCACGTATTGAAACTGCATCACTTGGTTGATGACAAGATGCACGCACGTTCTACCGGTCCTTACAGCCTGGTGACACAGCAGCCGTTGGGTGGTAAAGCCCAGTTCGGTGGTCAGCGCTTCGGTGAGATGGAAGTCTGGGCACTTGAAGCCTACGGTGCGTCATACACCTTGCAAGAGATGTTGACGGTGAAATCAGATGACGTGAATGGTCGTACAAAAGTGTACGAAAACATCGTCAAAGGTGAGCACAAAATTGATGCGGGTATGCCTGAATCATTCAACGTGTTGGTGAAAGAAATTCGTTCACTCGCGATTGACATTGATTTAGACCGTAACTAA